ATCATTTCCACCCTTAGCTATCTTCACTTCTAATCGGCTAAAGACACCTGTCTTTTGAAGCTTATCAAGCTTATCTTTTAAATAGGCTTCGACATCCTTCTTATTAGCTTCCACATTATCATCTAGCTGAGAAAAAGATAAACGGTAGCTAAAGTATTGCGGGCCAACTTGTTTTTTACCATTTGTATAATTCTGACCTACTGTAATTTGATAATTCTTATATTTATCCTTATCAATACCTTCCATGATCTTCTCGACTGGAGCTAGTTGCTTATAAGTATCCTTAAGCCCCTTCGTCTCTTTTAACTCTCCAATAAACTCAACAGACTCTGAAGAGATACTTAGGTTGAAGTTAAAGTTGATATTCTTACTAGCAAAAATCATCGAAGCGATCATGATAACCACAAATGAAGCCAGAACGATATAGCGCCACTTTAAAGAGAACTCTAGTAGCTTCACATATCCTCTTTTAAAGCGTTGAAAAACGCTAGACTCATGATGGATATTGGCCTTTGAAACAAAGTGATGTAAGTGATTTGGAAGAATAAAGAAACTTTCAAATAAACTTAAAAGAAGTGCTGCAAACACAACGACAGGAATGGCCAGTAAGATATTTGACATCGAATCTTTTCCTACAAGGATAGGAGTAAATGCGATGAGTGTCGTTGCAACTGTTCCACAAATAGGCTTCCAAGTAGAAAGTACTGCTCCAATAGCAGCATCTCGTGAAGAGGCGCCCTTTTCTAAGTTTTGCATATATTGTTCAGCAATAATAATTGCATCATCAACAATAATTCCGATAACAAGAAGTAGACCAACAACAGAAATTAGATCAATTGAAATTCCAAAAGTATCAAGAACTGTAAAAGTGAAGAAATACGCCAAAGGCATTCCTAAAGAAGTCATTAGAGACGTTTTTAATCCTAGGAATAAAAAGAGAGTGATAACAACGAGGATAATTCCTAAAAATGCATTTGATTGAAGAGCATTAATTTGTCTCTCAATAAATGCAGGGCCATCCTCTACACTAATGACATGTAGCCCTTCTGGAGCGTTTTCATTAATTTGAGCAACTTCTTTTTCTAATACATTCTTAAGTGTAATAGAGTCTGCTTCAGTATCTTTGAAGATATTAAAGCTGCTTGAACGCTTTCCATTTGTATAATACTCTCTCGTCTTCTTTGGTAGTCTGTACTCAAGAGAAGCAATATCTTTTAGCCTAAGGGTGTGGCTAGAATTATTTGATCGAATAATAATATTATTTAGGGCCTCTAGATCATATTCATTATTTTCGATCTCTACAGAATATGTGTCACTTCCCTTAGTAATTGAACCAAGTGGATAAATTCTAAAAGTATCATTGATCTTTCTATAGATATCAGCAGGAGAAAGACGATAACGAGCAAGCTTTTCTTCATTTAATTGGATATATAAATTCTTTTCAGCGTTGTAATTATCAACTCTTGAGACTCCATTTACTCTTTCAAGCTGCTCCTTAATTTTAAGCATCCATTTTTGGTGAGTATCATTTTGTTCATCAAAGTTTTCAATTGCATAATAATTAAACCAAGATTCAGTCTGTTTAAGGTGGCGTACAACAATATCTTCCGTCTCACTTGGAAGATCTCCACGTATATTTTCGATTGCATCTTTGATTCTTGATTCTAACTCTGAGATATCTTCGTAATCATCTTTTACATTAACGTTTATTCTCATGTAGCCTTGTTGTGAATTCGACCAAATCTTATCGATTCCAGCACTACCTTTAATGGCACGCTCAATTGGATAAGTGAGAAACTTTTCAACTTGTGATGGCCCTGCTCCAACAAGAGTTGCAGTAATTTGAATCCTCTTGGATGCCCAATTAGAAATAAGATCTCTTTTCATATGACTTAATGAAATAATTCCAAATAGAATCATCATGACACTTAAAAGATTTACTAAGAAGCTATTATCAACGAAGTATGATACGAGTTTTTTCACAAGCTACTGCCTTATTTAATAAAATAATAAACAGTAGCTTCTAACATTAAGTATGTGAATAAATTAGGTTTTTTGAATAAATGATCGAATTTACATGACCTAAGTACTTAAAAATACTTAGTAGGCCATGATATAAGTCACCCAAGACTCACAATTTTCTTCATCATTTGATTGGTAGAAGTTTCCGTCCCCTGTTCCGTCGTCGTCCTCACCTTCCCAGTAAGTTACAACGTTCTCGAAACCAGCATCCTTCATAATGTCTTTAATTTCACCAACTGACCAATGTCTCCAATTATAAGAGAAAGCTTCACGGTAAAGCTTATTATCGTGATGAGTTTTAAAATGAATATAATATTGTACTTCTTCTGTAAGAGGATTGTAGCTATCGCAATCCCAGAAGTAAGTATGGTCTTCGTGTTCAGTCTCTTCTTCTAGTTCTTGGCGACATTCTTCTCCACCGAAGATATCAACCATAAAGATACTCTCAGGACCCATATTCTTTTTTACTTGCTTAAAATAATTTAAAAGAACATTTCTTTCTTTAAAAATGAAATATGAGAAGTTAAATGCAACAGTAACATCTGCAGTAAAGTCATAATCATCAAGAACATTTCCACGAATATAGTGCATACGTGTTTTTTCTTCTTCAGTTAATCGAGAGTAATGATTTTCGATACCATAGGCCTGTGGTTCTTCATCAAGATCAATTCCCCAAGCTTGGCGATCCTTACCTTCTTTAACCCAGTCACAGGCCATTGCAGCTGTTCCACCAAAGTCTTCACGAAGTGTCTTTGGCTCACGACCAAAAACTTTCTTATATTCTTTGTTAATAAATTCAATATCAGCTTCATGATTTTGAACTGACTTTTCATACAATTCGTACTTTAAATTCGTTGGAATTTTACTCATTCTCTCTTCTCTTTTTTATTTTAAAAATTACTTGTAAGACTTTACTTCTTTAATGCCAGAATTGTAACTCATATTGATTGAATTTTTAACCTTAAATCTCAAATCATTTGTCACATAGACACTACGTGCCAGAGAAATAAAACCTTCACCAAAATCACCCTCTTTTTCTTTAATTCGGATATCATCTTCGATCACCCAAAGCTTTTCATTTATCTCTTTAAGCTCACTCATATACTTATCGAGACCTTCTAAGTTGAGCTCATTTAATCGTTTGGCCAATTGATCATATTCTTGTTGTGCTAGCTTCACACGCTCCGGATCTTCAATTCTTTCTGTTTTAATCTTTAGGATTGTCATCTTATCCACAAGCTCACCTAGCGATACTGGACATTCAATAATCATATTACACCTCGATATCAATATATTTAATTTCCACAATTGTGTATTCAAAATCTTCTTCAGGAGCCTGAACAATGACATCATCCCCTTCTTCTTTTCCAAGCATTGCTCTTGCAATTGGAGACTTCCAACTCACAAGTCCACGAGTTGTATCAACTTCATCGACTCCAACGATTGAATATTTTCGCTCACGACCCTGCTCATCCTCTAAGGTCACGCTCGCACCAAATTGTACTTTTTCAGCTTTTATTTCAGTTGGATCAACGACATTTGCCGCATTAATTCTCGTATTGAGAAAACGAAGTCTTCGATCAATCTCACGGAGTCTTTTTTTTCCATATTGATAATCTGCATTCTCAGATCGATCACCAAGTGAAGCGGCCCATTTTACAGTGGCCGTCACTTCAGGACGTTCTACCTTTGTTAAATGCTCATGCTCATCCTCAAGTTTCTTCAAACCTTTAGGTGTAATGTAATTATCTTTCTTAATTGCCATAGCGTCTAAGGATCTCCTCGACTCCATTTTCCACTAAGTTTAAAACTTCTTCGAAACCTCGTGCTCCACCATAGTACGGATCAGGAACCTCTTCATAAGAGGCATACTCTCCCGTGCAATAATCACAGAATAACTCAACTTTCTTCTTTTGCTCTTGATTTGGATTTAACTCTAAAATATTGCGATAATTTGACTTATCCATCGCAAGGATCAAATCAAATTTTTCAAAATCATCCTTATTAAATCCACGGGCAGTACTCGTAAGTAAATAACCGCGACGAAAAGCATGCTCTCGCATTCTTTTATCGGCTGCTTCTCCAGCGTGATAGGCACTTGTTCCTGCTGAATCCACTTCAATTACAGACTCAAGCCCCTGTTCTCGTACTTTATGAACAAGCACACCATCGGCAGCTGGTGATCGACAGATATTTCCAAGACAAACAAATAAGATTTTCATAATAGAATTATGATAGAATCATTGGTGAAAGTAAATCGAAGGATTTTTCATGACAGTACAAAAGATTAGAACAATGGGTGATCCAGTATTAAGAGAGATCACACAAGAATTCACAGAAGAAGAAATTTTAGCTCCTGAAACAAAAGAGCTCATTCAAGATATGCAAGATTCGATGAAAGCTGCTGGTGGAATTGGAATTGCGGCACCTCAAATTGGAGTTTCAAAAAGAGTTACAATTATTGATGTCCCGGAGGAGTCTCGCTATGAAGAGGCCCAAGCTAGTCAACGAATGATAATCTTTAATCCAAAAATTGAATTTTTAACTCAAGAAGAAGATGGATATTGGGAAGGTTGTCTATCTGTGCCAGGCCTAAGGGGTTTTGTAGAAAGACCAAATCATATTCGCGTATCTTTTCTTGATGAAAATGCCAAAGAAGTTGTGATTGAAGCACAAGGATTTTTGGCCACAGTATTTCAACATGAGATCGATCATTTATTTGGAAAACTCTACGTTGATCAAATCAAAGATATAAAACAATTAGTTTTTGAAGAAAATTTGTAAGTAAAAGGGCCCGAAACCGGGCCCTCTTTTTTTGATTGTTTAATTATTCAGAAACAATCGCTCTCATAACATCTAGTGTTTCTGGAGATACTGAATCTTCATAACGTGCCCAGATTGCTTTTGCTTCAGAAACTGAAGTTTCACGATCAATTTGAGTCACGACTTCTTCAAGAATTAGGTTCGCCTCTTCAACTTCAGAGTTGTAGATAGCGATTTGGTCAGCTGTCACACCTTTTAGTGTTCCATTAACTGGACCAAACTCTGCAAGTCCTTCATCATCAAGAACGATTAATCCAGCAAGTCCAATTTTAGCTGCCTTTACCCAATCTTTTGATTCACCTGAGAAGATTGCCTTAATTGAGTAACCTGCACTAACTTTCATTGCAACTAAACCAGTGTAAGCTAGGTAGCAGTTACCTGAAAGCATACCAACAGCAGCAGATGCATTAAAAGTTAGACCAGAAGCTAAAAGTAAACTTAGAATAATCTTTTTCATTTTTTCCTCCATGTTTTTTTGGTTGTAAATAACGATAGCTATTTCTGTAAAAAATCTAAACTTAATTAAAGGTAATTTGTTTTCTGCTGATTCAGTAAAATTCGTTGGCCATTTTTTAGAAGGTAAAAACTCGGTCTCTACTGCGCTTCTAAGACAAACAAGTATTTTTAAGTGTTTAGCATTGCTGGCTAAAGTTATTTTTCTTAATAACCGACAAGAAAGCAGGGTTATATAAAACTAAGAGAGATAAATATGAGTCAAAGTAAGAAGCAAAATATTATTGCACTAGTGGGTGTACTCAGTGTTAATGCATTTGTCGCCTATCAATTCTTATCAACGTCGCAATTTGATAGCGTCTATTCAAAAGAGAAAATTCATCAACCTCGAA
This sequence is a window from Halobacteriovorax vibrionivorans. Protein-coding genes within it:
- a CDS encoding efflux RND transporter permease subunit; this translates as MKKLVSYFVDNSFLVNLLSVMMILFGIISLSHMKRDLISNWASKRIQITATLVGAGPSQVEKFLTYPIERAIKGSAGIDKIWSNSQQGYMRINVNVKDDYEDISELESRIKDAIENIRGDLPSETEDIVVRHLKQTESWFNYYAIENFDEQNDTHQKWMLKIKEQLERVNGVSRVDNYNAEKNLYIQLNEEKLARYRLSPADIYRKINDTFRIYPLGSITKGSDTYSVEIENNEYDLEALNNIIIRSNNSSHTLRLKDIASLEYRLPKKTREYYTNGKRSSSFNIFKDTEADSITLKNVLEKEVAQINENAPEGLHVISVEDGPAFIERQINALQSNAFLGIILVVITLFLFLGLKTSLMTSLGMPLAYFFTFTVLDTFGISIDLISVVGLLLVIGIIVDDAIIIAEQYMQNLEKGASSRDAAIGAVLSTWKPICGTVATTLIAFTPILVGKDSMSNILLAIPVVVFAALLLSLFESFFILPNHLHHFVSKANIHHESSVFQRFKRGYVKLLEFSLKWRYIVLASFVVIMIASMIFASKNINFNFNLSISSESVEFIGELKETKGLKDTYKQLAPVEKIMEGIDKDKYKNYQITVGQNYTNGKKQVGPQYFSYRLSFSQLDDNVEANKKDVEAYLKDKLDKLQKTGVFSRLEVKIAKGGNDESRENLVEVTIRSQTPFNVEKVTADTKKTIEDLKIEGIKSVDLDDSLFKDAWIFTPKKNEIQSRGLTLAQVSNQLVQFINKNEVYEYAVGNRKIKFYTYVKDGDELNFEDLGKLPVVLSNGNIIRASQLGSWKKEKRQSVIKHSNLMRRVVVDLPFDKEVIKKEVLINKVKLVTDELSKKYPDLTFNAQDADEQSRKNKASMAKKFAFALLGIFFILAIVLRSIMQPILICTAIPFGVIGVIWAFYLQGLDISLMAIIGIIGMAGVVVNDSLLLVVTINENRKDWFSFHRPEIIDGAASRLRPIILTSITTLGGVFPMAYAIGGDAGFTKSLAMSMGWGLLFATVLTLVVLPCMLLVQRDFMVFFSRKILRRRDSYMDDTIEVEEDIVLVNQNLEEESVIH
- a CDS encoding class I SAM-dependent methyltransferase — encoded protein: MSKIPTNLKYELYEKSVQNHEADIEFINKEYKKVFGREPKTLREDFGGTAAMACDWVKEGKDRQAWGIDLDEEPQAYGIENHYSRLTEEEKTRMHYIRGNVLDDYDFTADVTVAFNFSYFIFKERNVLLNYFKQVKKNMGPESIFMVDIFGGEECRQELEEETEHEDHTYFWDCDSYNPLTEEVQYYIHFKTHHDNKLYREAFSYNWRHWSVGEIKDIMKDAGFENVVTYWEGEDDDGTGDGNFYQSNDEENCESWVTYIMAY
- a CDS encoding DUF6165 family protein, with the protein product MIIECPVSLGELVDKMTILKIKTERIEDPERVKLAQQEYDQLAKRLNELNLEGLDKYMSELKEINEKLWVIEDDIRIKEKEGDFGEGFISLARSVYVTNDLRFKVKNSINMSYNSGIKEVKSYK
- the greB gene encoding transcription elongation factor GreB → MAIKKDNYITPKGLKKLEDEHEHLTKVERPEVTATVKWAASLGDRSENADYQYGKKRLREIDRRLRFLNTRINAANVVDPTEIKAEKVQFGASVTLEDEQGRERKYSIVGVDEVDTTRGLVSWKSPIARAMLGKEEGDDVIVQAPEEDFEYTIVEIKYIDIEV
- a CDS encoding low molecular weight protein-tyrosine-phosphatase, coding for MKILFVCLGNICRSPAADGVLVHKVREQGLESVIEVDSAGTSAYHAGEAADKRMREHAFRRGYLLTSTARGFNKDDFEKFDLILAMDKSNYRNILELNPNQEQKKKVELFCDYCTGEYASYEEVPDPYYGGARGFEEVLNLVENGVEEILRRYGN
- the def gene encoding peptide deformylase encodes the protein MTVQKIRTMGDPVLREITQEFTEEEILAPETKELIQDMQDSMKAAGGIGIAAPQIGVSKRVTIIDVPEESRYEEAQASQRMIIFNPKIEFLTQEEDGYWEGCLSVPGLRGFVERPNHIRVSFLDENAKEVVIEAQGFLATVFQHEIDHLFGKLYVDQIKDIKQLVFEENL